A stretch of the Ensifer sp. PDNC004 genome encodes the following:
- the bluB gene encoding 5,6-dimethylbenzimidazole synthase, which translates to MLTEPKGGLAAAAAFSLQEREAVYRAIETRRDVRDEFLPEPLPDDLIRRLLAAAHSAPSVGFMQPWNFVLVRAEETRERVWQAFRRANDEAALMFEAEQQGKYRALKLEGIRKAPLSICVTCDRTRGGTVVLGRTHNPQMDVYSTVCAVQNLWLAARAEGVGVGWVSIFHEAEIKAILGIPDHIEIVAWLCLGYVDRLYQQPELAVKGWRQRLPLEDLVFEEGWGCSKEKA; encoded by the coding sequence ATGCTGACTGAACCGAAGGGCGGCCTTGCGGCTGCCGCTGCCTTTTCGCTGCAAGAGCGGGAGGCCGTCTACCGTGCCATCGAGACACGTCGCGACGTGCGCGATGAATTCCTGCCCGAGCCATTGCCAGATGATCTGATCAGGCGCCTGCTGGCCGCGGCACACAGCGCCCCGTCCGTGGGCTTCATGCAACCCTGGAACTTCGTGCTGGTGCGGGCGGAAGAAACGCGCGAGCGGGTCTGGCAGGCGTTTCGCCGCGCCAATGACGAGGCCGCGCTGATGTTCGAGGCGGAACAGCAGGGAAAGTATCGCGCGTTGAAGCTCGAAGGCATTCGCAAGGCGCCGCTTAGCATCTGCGTCACCTGCGACCGCACGCGCGGCGGCACTGTCGTGCTCGGGCGTACCCACAATCCGCAGATGGACGTCTATTCCACCGTCTGCGCCGTGCAGAACCTCTGGCTTGCGGCGCGCGCCGAAGGGGTGGGTGTCGGCTGGGTCAGCATCTTCCACGAGGCCGAGATCAAGGCGATCCTCGGCATCCCCGACCATATCGAGATCGTCGCCTGGCTCTGCCTCGGCTATGTCGACCGCCTCTATCAGCAGCCGGAACTTGCCGTGAAGGGCTGGCGCCAGCGCCTTCCGCTCGAGGACCTGGTTTTCGAAGAAGGATGGGGATGCAGCAAGGAGAAGGCGTAA
- a CDS encoding DUF2865 domain-containing protein — MFTRLKHVAAALVPLVLIGAGPSLASTACDRLNARLAQLPDYVASNADARDYASAISRQNIELRRAKNDRRRAGCGGGNAIGYDGGDPDTCSGLNGLIAEMEDNLRMLKSEREQIVAGGSDDSRRRILAALEINGCYGDREEFASVEPDVPESHRNIVADLPPDDAYGPMLGHDEDGYAPQERYYSGTLRTMCVRTCDGAFFPISSDATPADFPRDEQACRARCPGAETELYFHDLNTEESDKMVSAVTGRPYTEMPNAFAYRTRAVGKPGQCGCQIPQTAATTPKTTGTKIGDDQSSIIVIETKKPEAAGETAKVPAEERPYDPSKNKVRVVGPTYLPQEETAIDLKHPKGPAYQPVQN; from the coding sequence GTGTTCACGCGCCTGAAACACGTCGCTGCGGCCCTTGTGCCTTTGGTTCTGATCGGTGCCGGTCCGTCACTGGCATCGACGGCCTGCGACCGACTGAACGCCCGGCTCGCGCAACTGCCTGACTACGTCGCCAGCAATGCCGATGCGCGCGACTATGCAAGCGCAATCTCACGGCAGAACATCGAACTGCGGCGGGCGAAGAACGACCGCCGCCGCGCCGGGTGCGGCGGTGGCAACGCCATCGGCTACGACGGCGGCGACCCCGACACCTGCAGCGGGCTCAACGGTCTTATTGCCGAGATGGAAGACAATCTGCGCATGCTGAAATCCGAGCGCGAGCAGATCGTCGCCGGCGGCAGCGACGACAGCCGGCGCCGCATCCTCGCAGCACTTGAGATCAACGGTTGCTATGGCGACCGCGAGGAGTTCGCAAGCGTCGAACCGGACGTGCCGGAAAGCCACCGCAACATCGTTGCCGACCTGCCGCCGGACGACGCCTACGGCCCGATGCTCGGACACGACGAAGACGGCTACGCGCCGCAGGAGCGCTACTATAGCGGCACGCTCAGGACCATGTGCGTGCGCACCTGCGACGGCGCCTTCTTCCCGATCTCTTCGGATGCGACGCCGGCCGATTTCCCACGCGATGAACAGGCCTGCCGGGCCCGCTGCCCTGGGGCTGAGACGGAGCTCTATTTCCACGACCTCAACACGGAAGAGAGCGACAAGATGGTCTCGGCCGTGACCGGCCGTCCCTATACCGAAATGCCCAACGCCTTTGCCTATCGCACCCGCGCCGTCGGCAAGCCCGGCCAGTGCGGCTGCCAGATACCGCAGACCGCCGCAACCACGCCGAAGACGACAGGAACGAAGATCGGCGACGACCAATCGTCGATCATTGTCATCGAGACGAAGAAGCCGGAAGCGGCGGGCGAGACCGCCAAGGTGCCGGCCGAAGAGCGGCCCTATGATCCGTCGAAGAACAAGGTGCGCGTCGTCGGCCCCACCTACCTGCCGCAGGAAGAAACTGCGATCGACCTCAAGCACCCGAAGGGACCGGCCTATCAGCCGGTCCAGAATTGA
- a CDS encoding acyl-homoserine-lactone synthase yields the protein MIRILNGKTRAQQPEAADDMFRLRKRVFHDFLKWDVQTEGEWEIDNYDQANPLYVLSYAPDGRLRGSLRLLPTLGPNMLDDTFPILLGDNPEIRSASVWESSRFCIEPEISQDRASNQVTVAAAELMCGVGELGLASGISHIVTVTDVFLERMFRRMGCPGERIAEPHRIGSVFAVAVAWEVTPDLLSRMKAVAAIEGTVLDRPMSLETARAA from the coding sequence ATGATCAGGATCCTGAACGGAAAGACCCGCGCACAACAGCCAGAGGCGGCCGACGACATGTTCCGGCTGCGCAAGCGCGTCTTCCACGACTTCCTGAAATGGGACGTCCAGACGGAAGGCGAGTGGGAAATCGACAACTACGACCAGGCAAACCCGCTCTACGTGCTGTCCTACGCCCCGGATGGCCGCCTGCGTGGATCGCTGAGGCTGCTCCCGACGCTCGGTCCGAACATGCTGGACGACACCTTCCCGATCCTGCTCGGCGACAATCCGGAAATCCGTAGCGCCTCGGTCTGGGAATCCAGCCGCTTCTGCATCGAGCCGGAGATTTCGCAGGACCGCGCTTCGAACCAGGTGACGGTCGCGGCTGCCGAACTCATGTGCGGCGTCGGTGAGCTTGGCCTTGCCTCCGGCATCAGCCATATCGTCACCGTGACGGACGTGTTCCTCGAGCGCATGTTCCGCCGCATGGGATGCCCGGGCGAGCGCATCGCCGAACCGCATCGCATCGGCTCGGTCTTCGCGGTTGCCGTTGCCTGGGAAGTGACCCCGGATCTGCTTTCACGGATGAAAGCGGTCGCTGCGATCGAAGGCACCGTTCTCGACCGCCCGATGTCGCTGGAAACCGCCCGCGCCGCGTAA
- a CDS encoding LuxR family transcriptional regulator: protein MTEQQAVLDMLEILECGGCVEPAHFFTLMRRTFRIAHLLYLEAEPYADELKVCRLHHTFGAYAAEIYRARSLHRIDPILKLALGGVRPVEWTMARHRFPECEPLFQAAQEIGISTEGVALPLLSPAGRMALLAINVNMSAGEWTTYRRHHLRDFQLAANLFHAAMLEHGAMAGSISTREMRLTGRETEVLTWAAAGKSYWEIATILGISERTVRFFMTNARRKLNVVSNTQAVAQAVRHALIPTV from the coding sequence ATGACTGAGCAGCAAGCTGTCCTCGACATGCTGGAAATTCTGGAATGCGGCGGCTGCGTAGAGCCCGCTCATTTCTTCACATTGATGCGTCGAACCTTCCGCATTGCCCATCTGCTCTATCTCGAAGCCGAGCCCTATGCGGACGAGCTCAAGGTCTGCCGGCTGCATCACACCTTTGGCGCCTATGCCGCCGAGATCTACCGCGCCCGCAGCCTTCACCGGATCGATCCGATCCTGAAGCTGGCGCTTGGTGGCGTGCGGCCGGTGGAATGGACGATGGCGCGGCATCGCTTCCCGGAATGCGAACCGCTGTTCCAGGCGGCCCAGGAAATCGGCATTTCCACCGAGGGCGTCGCCCTGCCGTTGCTCTCGCCTGCCGGGCGCATGGCGTTGCTTGCGATCAACGTCAACATGTCGGCCGGCGAATGGACGACCTATCGCCGCCATCACCTGCGTGATTTCCAGCTTGCCGCCAATCTCTTCCATGCCGCCATGCTGGAGCATGGCGCCATGGCCGGCAGCATTTCGACACGCGAGATGCGTTTGACCGGTCGCGAGACCGAGGTCCTGACATGGGCTGCCGCCGGCAAGAGCTATTGGGAGATCGCCACGATCCTCGGCATTTCCGAGCGCACCGTGCGCTTCTTCATGACCAATGCGCGGCGCAAGCTGAATGTCGTTTCCAACACCCAGGCCGTGGCACAGGCCGTACGACACGCGCTGATCCCCACCGTTTGA
- a CDS encoding NADP-dependent malic enzyme → MNTGDKTKSHTGPASGDIDQQALFFHRYPRPGKLEIQPTKPLGNQRDLALAYSPGVAAPCIAIRDNPEQAADFTARANLVAVISNGTAVLGLGNIGPLASKPVMEGKAVLFKKFAGIDVFDIEIDASSIERMVDVISALEPTFGGINLEDIKAPECFEVERQLREKMQIPVFHDDQHGTAIIVAAAILNGLELAGKDIAKAKIVTSGAGAAALACLNLLVTLGAKRENIWVHDLEGLVYKGREVLMDEWKSVYEQDSSNRVLADSIGGADVFLGLSAAGVLKPELLAQMAEKPLIMALANPTPEIMPEAARQARPDAMICTGRSDFPNQVNNVLCFPHIFRGALDCGASTINEEMKMAAVRAIAGLAREEPSDVAARAYSGETPVFGPDYLIPSPFDQRLILRIAPAVAKAAEESGVATRPIQDYDAYLDKLNRFVFRSGFIMKPVFAAAKNAQKNRVIFAEGEDERVLRAAQVLLEEGTARPILIGRPQIIETRLRRYGLRIRPDVDFEVVNPEGDPRYRDYVEDYFALVGRLGVIPEAARTIVRTNTTVIGALAVKRGEADALICGVEGRYSKHLRDVSQIIGKRDGVLDFSALSLLISQRGATFFTDTYVSYCPSAEEIAQTTVMAAQEIRRFGITPRAALVSHSNFGSRDSESATKMRTALQLVRELAPDLEVDGEMHGDAAISEALRQRVMPDSSLTSEANLLVFPNLDAANITLGVVKTMTDSLHVGPILLGSALPAHILSPSVTSRGVVNMAALAVVEASHPG, encoded by the coding sequence ATGAATACGGGCGACAAGACGAAATCCCATACCGGTCCGGCCAGCGGCGACATCGACCAGCAGGCCCTCTTCTTCCACCGTTATCCCCGCCCGGGAAAGCTCGAAATCCAGCCCACCAAGCCGCTCGGCAACCAGCGCGACCTGGCGCTGGCCTATTCGCCTGGCGTTGCCGCCCCTTGCATCGCCATCCGCGACAACCCGGAGCAGGCAGCCGATTTTACCGCCCGCGCCAACCTGGTTGCGGTCATTTCCAACGGCACGGCCGTGCTCGGCCTTGGCAATATCGGCCCGCTGGCGTCGAAGCCGGTCATGGAAGGCAAGGCGGTCCTCTTCAAGAAATTCGCCGGCATCGACGTCTTCGACATCGAAATCGATGCGTCGAGCATCGAGCGCATGGTCGACGTGATTTCGGCACTGGAGCCGACATTCGGCGGCATCAACCTCGAAGACATCAAGGCGCCGGAATGTTTCGAAGTCGAACGTCAGCTGCGCGAAAAGATGCAGATCCCGGTCTTCCACGACGACCAGCACGGAACCGCGATCATCGTCGCCGCTGCCATCCTCAACGGCCTCGAGCTTGCGGGCAAGGACATCGCCAAGGCGAAGATCGTTACCTCGGGCGCAGGTGCTGCCGCACTTGCCTGCCTCAACCTTCTCGTGACGCTCGGCGCCAAGCGCGAAAACATCTGGGTGCATGACCTCGAAGGCCTCGTCTACAAGGGCCGCGAGGTGCTGATGGACGAATGGAAGTCCGTCTACGAGCAGGACAGCAGCAACCGTGTGCTCGCCGACAGCATCGGCGGCGCCGACGTCTTCCTCGGCCTCTCGGCCGCCGGCGTCCTGAAGCCGGAACTTCTGGCGCAGATGGCCGAAAAGCCGCTGATCATGGCGCTCGCCAACCCGACGCCGGAAATCATGCCGGAGGCCGCCCGCCAGGCCCGTCCGGACGCGATGATCTGCACCGGCCGCTCGGACTTCCCGAACCAGGTCAACAACGTTCTCTGCTTCCCGCATATCTTCCGCGGCGCGCTCGACTGCGGCGCAAGCACGATCAACGAAGAAATGAAGATGGCGGCCGTGCGCGCCATCGCCGGCCTTGCGCGCGAAGAGCCCTCTGACGTTGCCGCCCGCGCCTATTCCGGCGAGACCCCGGTCTTCGGTCCCGACTACCTGATCCCCTCGCCGTTCGACCAGCGCCTGATCCTGCGCATCGCGCCGGCGGTTGCCAAGGCCGCCGAGGAAAGCGGCGTCGCCACCCGTCCGATCCAGGACTATGACGCCTATCTCGACAAGCTGAACCGCTTCGTCTTCCGCTCGGGCTTCATCATGAAGCCGGTCTTTGCCGCCGCCAAGAACGCCCAGAAGAACCGCGTGATCTTTGCCGAAGGCGAAGACGAGCGCGTGCTGCGCGCCGCCCAGGTGCTGCTCGAAGAAGGCACGGCCCGCCCGATCCTGATCGGCCGTCCGCAGATCATCGAGACGCGCCTGCGCCGCTATGGCCTGCGCATTCGCCCGGATGTCGATTTCGAAGTGGTCAACCCCGAAGGCGATCCGCGCTACCGTGACTATGTCGAGGACTACTTCGCTCTCGTCGGACGCCTCGGTGTCATCCCCGAAGCCGCCCGTACCATCGTGCGTACCAACACGACCGTTATCGGTGCGCTCGCCGTCAAGCGCGGCGAAGCGGATGCGCTGATCTGCGGCGTCGAAGGCCGCTACAGCAAGCACCTGCGCGACGTCTCGCAGATCATCGGCAAGCGCGACGGCGTGCTCGATTTCTCGGCCTTGAGCCTGTTGATCTCGCAGCGCGGCGCGACCTTCTTCACCGACACCTATGTGAGCTACTGCCCGAGCGCCGAAGAGATCGCCCAGACGACGGTCATGGCGGCACAGGAAATCCGCCGCTTCGGCATCACCCCGCGCGCAGCCCTCGTCTCGCATTCGAACTTCGGTTCGCGCGATTCGGAGAGCGCCACGAAGATGCGTACGGCGCTGCAGCTCGTGCGGGAACTCGCGCCCGACCTTGAGGTCGACGGCGAAATGCACGGCGATGCCGCGATCTCGGAAGCGCTGCGCCAGCGCGTCATGCCGGACAGCAGCCTGACGAGCGAAGCCAACCTCCTGGTCTTCCCCAATCTCGATGCCGCAAACATCACGCTCGGTGTCGTCAAGACCATGACCGACAGCCTGCATGTCGGCCCGATCCTGCTCGGCTCTGCGCTTCCAGCCCATATCCTGTCGCCGTCCGTCACCTCGCGCGGCGTCGTCAACATGGCAGCTCTGGCGGTCGTCGAAGCCAGCCATCCGGGTTGA
- a CDS encoding UDP-2,3-diacylglucosamine diphosphatase — MMAAQQDNSVRKLRTLFISDVHLGSKAAKTDYLLDFLRHHEAETIVLVGDIVDGWRLKRSWYWPQNCNDVVQKLLRKARKGTRIVYIPGNHDEFLRDFPGVHFGGIEVAQRYMHEGADGRKYLVLHGDEFDVVVRNARVLAYLGDWAYDTAIAINIGLAAVRRRLGMPYWSFSSWAKLQVKHAVNFIGEFQKVVAEEARRHDAQGVICGHIHHAVIEEIGDIRYINTGDWVESCTAIAEHHDGTMELITWHQMRGGASEGEASGEADKLLAQLLTQRAA; from the coding sequence ATGATGGCGGCGCAGCAAGACAACTCCGTACGAAAGCTCAGGACGTTGTTCATCTCGGACGTCCATCTCGGCTCCAAGGCGGCCAAGACCGACTATCTGCTCGACTTCCTGCGGCATCATGAAGCGGAGACGATCGTTCTGGTCGGCGACATCGTCGACGGCTGGCGGCTGAAGCGCAGCTGGTACTGGCCGCAGAATTGCAACGACGTGGTGCAGAAGCTCCTGCGAAAGGCGCGCAAGGGCACCCGCATCGTCTATATCCCCGGCAATCACGACGAGTTCCTGCGCGACTTTCCAGGCGTGCATTTCGGCGGCATCGAGGTGGCGCAGCGCTACATGCACGAGGGGGCCGACGGCCGTAAGTACCTCGTGCTGCACGGCGACGAATTCGATGTCGTCGTGCGCAATGCCCGCGTGCTCGCCTATCTCGGCGACTGGGCCTATGACACGGCGATCGCCATCAATATCGGCCTTGCGGCGGTCCGCAGGCGTCTCGGCATGCCCTACTGGTCGTTCTCTTCCTGGGCGAAGCTCCAGGTCAAGCACGCCGTCAACTTCATCGGCGAGTTCCAGAAGGTGGTCGCCGAGGAGGCGCGCCGCCACGATGCGCAGGGCGTGATCTGTGGTCACATCCACCATGCCGTGATCGAGGAGATCGGCGACATCCGCTACATCAACACCGGCGACTGGGTGGAAAGCTGCACGGCGATCGCCGAGCACCACGACGGCACGATGGAACTGATCACCTGGCACCAGATGCGCGGCGGCGCCAGCGAAGGCGAAGCATCCGGCGAAGCGGACAAGCTGCTTGCGCAACTGCTGACCCAGCGCGCGGCCTGA
- a CDS encoding MFS transporter, which produces MIPSQAPAYVGPPPRHFALRIALLFCAPLIVNGFAMPYFPMWLSTLSMSDFEIGVVLALPMFVRVITAPIAGVIADRLGERAIVLIWSGCLSLATALVLFYFREFWPVLVIYTLQSAVYSPYVPIVEAIALSGVRRWGFDYAHMRLWGSVAFIGATMLGGWMVGIFGSDMVLPAMAIGFGLTIVMAYAAPRVGKPRRPSPITALTEPPPKSLRQLDLQLLLIGVTLVNASHAMLFAFSAIYWQHIGYSGTEIGLLWSAGVAAEVTMFIFAKAISRRFSVWVMILSGCFLAVVRWIIFPMDLGFSGYFILQCFHAFTYAIMHTGMQHKLVERVVESQEASAQGLYFFYTGIFTAIFTFLSGYFYNWYGVNGFYSMSVVAFAGCCFAVTAWYLQPQRRGSGGKTSEAS; this is translated from the coding sequence ATGATTCCCTCCCAAGCGCCCGCCTATGTGGGCCCTCCGCCGCGCCATTTTGCGCTTCGCATTGCCTTGCTCTTCTGTGCGCCGCTGATCGTCAACGGCTTCGCGATGCCGTATTTCCCGATGTGGCTGAGCACGCTGTCGATGAGCGACTTCGAGATCGGCGTTGTTCTGGCGCTGCCGATGTTCGTGCGCGTCATCACGGCGCCGATCGCCGGCGTCATCGCCGATCGGCTCGGCGAGCGGGCGATCGTGCTGATCTGGTCCGGGTGCCTGTCGCTTGCGACCGCGCTGGTGCTGTTTTACTTCCGTGAGTTCTGGCCGGTGCTGGTCATCTACACGCTGCAGTCGGCCGTCTATTCGCCCTATGTGCCGATCGTCGAGGCGATCGCTCTGTCTGGCGTGCGGCGCTGGGGCTTCGATTATGCCCATATGCGGCTCTGGGGTTCGGTCGCCTTCATCGGCGCGACGATGCTCGGCGGCTGGATGGTCGGCATTTTCGGCAGCGACATGGTGCTTCCGGCGATGGCGATCGGCTTTGGCCTGACGATCGTCATGGCTTATGCCGCGCCACGGGTCGGCAAGCCGCGGCGGCCGTCGCCGATCACGGCCTTGACCGAGCCGCCGCCGAAGTCGCTCCGGCAGCTCGACCTGCAGCTGTTGCTCATCGGGGTGACGCTGGTCAACGCCAGCCACGCGATGCTCTTTGCCTTCTCGGCGATCTATTGGCAGCACATCGGCTACAGCGGTACCGAGATAGGCCTGCTGTGGAGCGCGGGCGTGGCGGCCGAGGTGACGATGTTCATCTTCGCCAAGGCGATCAGCCGCCGTTTCAGTGTCTGGGTGATGATCCTGTCCGGCTGTTTTCTCGCCGTGGTGCGCTGGATCATCTTCCCGATGGATCTCGGCTTCAGCGGCTATTTCATCCTGCAGTGCTTCCACGCCTTCACCTATGCGATCATGCACACCGGCATGCAGCACAAGCTGGTCGAGCGCGTGGTGGAATCGCAGGAAGCGTCGGCCCAGGGGCTCTACTTCTTCTATACCGGCATCTTCACGGCGATCTTCACGTTCCTGTCCGGCTATTTCTACAACTGGTACGGGGTCAACGGCTTCTATTCCATGTCGGTCGTGGCCTTTGCCGGCTGCTGCTTTGCCGTCACCGCCTGGTATCTTCAGCCCCAGAGGCGAGGCTCCGGCGGGAAGACGAGCGAGGCCTCGTAG
- the dgcA gene encoding N-acetyl-D-Glu racemase DgcA yields the protein MSLSLDATVEHFPIAGTFTISRGSKTTASVVTCRIGDGVHTGSGECVPYGRYGETLDTVLAEIAAIRTRIEAGLNRADLQREMKPGAARNAVDCALWDLEAKQKSQPAHVLAGVSSPEALTTAYTLSLAEPDAMRQQAAKYAHRALLKVKVGTADDAARIRAVRAGAPESRIILDANEGWAPETLAYHFALCAEERIDLIEQPLPAGRDEALATIARPVPICADESVHKTEDLAALVGRYDAVNIKLDKTGGLTEALRMRAQADALGLKVMVGCMVGSSLAMAPAILVAQGADFVDLDGPLLLAEDRKPGLRYEASLVFPPEPRLWG from the coding sequence ATGTCACTTTCCCTCGATGCCACCGTGGAACATTTCCCGATTGCAGGCACGTTTACGATCTCGCGCGGCTCCAAGACGACGGCAAGCGTCGTCACCTGCCGCATAGGCGACGGCGTCCATACCGGCTCCGGCGAATGCGTTCCCTACGGCCGCTACGGCGAAACGCTCGACACGGTGCTGGCCGAAATCGCGGCCATCCGTACCCGCATCGAGGCCGGGCTCAACCGTGCGGACCTGCAGCGCGAGATGAAGCCGGGCGCTGCCCGCAACGCCGTCGATTGCGCCCTGTGGGACCTGGAAGCAAAGCAGAAAAGCCAACCGGCCCATGTTCTTGCCGGCGTTTCTTCACCGGAAGCATTGACCACGGCTTATACGCTTTCGCTTGCCGAGCCCGACGCGATGCGCCAACAGGCGGCTAAGTACGCCCACCGCGCGCTCCTCAAGGTCAAGGTCGGAACGGCGGATGATGCTGCCCGGATCCGTGCGGTGCGCGCCGGTGCACCGGAAAGCCGCATCATCCTCGACGCCAACGAAGGCTGGGCGCCCGAGACCCTCGCCTATCACTTCGCGCTCTGCGCCGAGGAACGGATCGACCTGATCGAGCAGCCGCTGCCGGCCGGCCGAGACGAGGCGCTGGCGACGATCGCCCGCCCCGTTCCGATCTGCGCCGATGAAAGCGTGCATAAGACCGAGGACCTCGCAGCCCTCGTCGGCCGCTACGATGCGGTCAACATCAAGCTCGACAAGACCGGAGGGTTGACCGAGGCGCTGCGCATGCGCGCGCAGGCAGATGCGCTCGGGCTCAAGGTCATGGTCGGATGCATGGTCGGCAGTTCGCTTGCGATGGCTCCGGCGATCCTGGTGGCCCAGGGCGCGGATTTCGTCGATCTCGACGGACCGCTGCTGCTTGCCGAAGATCGTAAACCTGGCCTGCGCTACGAGGCCTCGCTCGTCTTCCCGCCGGAGCCTCGCCTCTGGGGCTGA
- a CDS encoding MlaE family lipid ABC transporter permease subunit codes for MTADVALSESGSGRSYVFTGAWRHETAEAMAAKLDGLARNDDGAAQFDLSGVTAMDTAGAWIIRRFMTRIVGPSRDNVHFAEGGQRYVELIDALPAELRSPDKGGERLPLFQRIFAPIGEVMAATWEDIVAAMYILGSAVRGAQLKLGRHSGVSPAAIVHQIDRMGVMAVPIITLMSFLIGAIIAQQGAFQLRYFGAEVFVVDLVGILQLREIGVLLTAIMIAGRSGSAITAEIGSMKMREEVDALKVMGLSPVGVLVFPRLVALTVALPLLTIIANFAALVGAALVAWGYSGITIPTFLARLQEAVDFSSVAAGMIKAPFMALIIGVVAAVEGLKVGGSAESLGRHVTSSVVKSIFVVILIDGLFAMFYAAIDF; via the coding sequence ATGACCGCCGATGTCGCGCTGTCCGAGAGTGGCAGCGGGCGAAGCTATGTCTTCACCGGCGCCTGGCGGCACGAGACCGCCGAGGCGATGGCGGCAAAGCTCGATGGCCTTGCGCGCAACGACGACGGGGCAGCCCAGTTCGATCTGTCCGGCGTGACGGCGATGGATACCGCTGGCGCCTGGATCATCCGCCGCTTCATGACCCGGATCGTCGGCCCGTCGCGCGACAACGTCCATTTCGCCGAGGGCGGGCAGCGCTATGTCGAGTTGATCGACGCCCTGCCGGCGGAGCTGCGTTCTCCGGACAAGGGCGGCGAACGGCTGCCGCTGTTCCAGCGCATCTTCGCCCCGATCGGCGAGGTCATGGCGGCGACGTGGGAAGATATCGTCGCGGCGATGTATATTCTGGGCTCCGCGGTGCGCGGCGCGCAGCTGAAGCTTGGACGGCATAGCGGCGTCTCGCCGGCGGCAATCGTTCACCAGATCGACCGCATGGGCGTGATGGCGGTTCCGATCATCACGCTGATGTCGTTCCTGATCGGCGCCATCATCGCCCAGCAAGGCGCGTTCCAGCTGCGCTATTTCGGCGCCGAAGTCTTCGTCGTCGATCTCGTCGGCATCCTGCAGTTGCGTGAAATCGGCGTGCTCCTGACGGCGATCATGATCGCCGGCCGCTCCGGCAGCGCGATTACCGCCGAAATCGGCTCGATGAAGATGCGCGAAGAGGTGGATGCGCTGAAGGTGATGGGGCTGAGCCCGGTCGGCGTTCTGGTCTTTCCGCGCCTCGTGGCGCTGACCGTCGCGCTGCCGCTCCTGACGATCATCGCAAACTTCGCAGCTTTGGTCGGCGCGGCGCTCGTCGCCTGGGGCTATTCCGGCATCACGATCCCGACCTTCCTTGCCCGCTTGCAGGAAGCCGTCGATTTTTCGTCGGTCGCCGCCGGCATGATCAAGGCGCCGTTCATGGCGCTGATCATCGGCGTCGTGGCCGCCGTCGAGGGCTTGAAGGTGGGCGGCAGCGCGGAGTCGCTCGGCCGCCACGTGACGTCTTCCGTGGTCAAGTCGATCTTCGTCGTGATCCTGATCGACGGGCTGTTCGCCATGTTCTACGCGGCCATTGATTTCTGA
- a CDS encoding ABC transporter ATP-binding protein — translation MNPVEKRHEEYQPTEANERESVLSVRDLTVGFGSNIVLDKLNLEIYRGEILGFVGASGTGKSVLMRTVLRLLAKRSGKIEILGADYDNITEGERIALDMRLGVLFQHGALFSALTVRENIQVPMREYLDLPQSLMDELARVKIELVGLAPEAAEKYPSELSGGMIKRAALARALALDPDLVFLDEPTSGLDPIGAAEFDELIAKLRDTLGLTVYMVTHDLDSLFSVCDRIAVLGNKKVLVEGTVEDMLACDDPWVQSYFRGKRARSIVRHDQ, via the coding sequence GTGAACCCAGTCGAAAAGAGGCACGAGGAATACCAGCCGACCGAGGCGAACGAGCGGGAATCGGTGCTTTCCGTTCGCGACCTGACGGTCGGTTTCGGGTCCAACATCGTGCTCGACAAGCTGAACCTCGAGATCTACCGCGGCGAAATCCTCGGCTTCGTCGGAGCGTCGGGCACGGGCAAATCGGTGCTGATGCGCACCGTTCTGAGGCTGCTTGCGAAGCGGTCCGGCAAGATCGAAATCCTCGGCGCGGACTACGACAATATCACCGAGGGCGAGCGCATCGCGCTCGACATGCGGCTTGGCGTTCTGTTCCAGCACGGGGCGCTGTTTTCGGCGCTGACGGTGCGCGAGAACATCCAGGTGCCGATGCGCGAATATCTCGACCTGCCGCAGAGCCTGATGGACGAGCTGGCGCGGGTGAAGATCGAGTTGGTCGGTCTTGCACCGGAGGCGGCGGAAAAGTACCCGTCCGAGCTTTCCGGCGGCATGATCAAGCGCGCGGCACTTGCGCGCGCACTGGCGCTCGATCCGGACCTGGTCTTCCTCGACGAGCCGACTTCGGGGCTCGATCCGATCGGGGCGGCCGAGTTCGACGAGTTGATCGCCAAGCTGCGCGACACGCTGGGATTGACCGTGTATATGGTGACTCACGACCTCGACAGCCTCTTTTCGGTCTGCGACCGGATCGCGGTTCTCGGCAACAAGAAGGTTCTGGTCGAAGGCACGGTTGAAGACATGCTCGCCTGCGACGATCCGTGGGTGCAGTCCTATTTCCGTGGCAAGCGGGCACGATCGATCGTTCGCCACGATCAATGA